The following are encoded together in the Pseudomonas xantholysinigenes genome:
- a CDS encoding SIR2 family NAD-dependent protein deacylase, translating into MHFDPNVLAKARHVLVFTGAGVSAESGIATFRDKLVGLWERFDPTQLASADGFRADPALVWGWYEMRRAGILQARPNPAHLAIAALAKRVPRLTLVTQNVDDLHERAGSPDVLHLHGRLDAFRCFSCDRPVGSLPALAEGAGAGRRIEPPRCVYCAGPLRPGVVWFGESLPAHTLERAFAAAEDCDLVLSVGTSGLVQPAASIPRLALAAGASVVHVNPQPALTGHPREFALAGKAGEVLPALLQAAPIGSAPMPRPAPARR; encoded by the coding sequence ATGCACTTCGACCCGAACGTGCTCGCCAAAGCCCGTCATGTGCTGGTGTTCACCGGCGCAGGTGTGTCCGCCGAGAGCGGCATTGCCACCTTTCGCGACAAGCTCGTCGGCTTGTGGGAACGGTTCGATCCCACGCAACTGGCCAGCGCCGACGGCTTTCGCGCCGACCCGGCGCTGGTCTGGGGCTGGTACGAAATGCGCCGCGCCGGCATCCTGCAGGCCCGGCCCAACCCCGCGCACCTGGCCATTGCCGCACTGGCGAAACGGGTGCCACGGCTGACCCTGGTGACGCAGAACGTCGATGACCTGCACGAACGCGCCGGCAGCCCCGATGTGCTGCACCTGCACGGGCGCCTGGATGCCTTTCGCTGTTTCAGCTGCGACAGGCCGGTTGGCAGCCTGCCGGCGCTAGCTGAGGGCGCAGGCGCAGGCCGGCGCATCGAGCCCCCACGCTGCGTCTACTGCGCCGGGCCATTGCGCCCCGGCGTGGTGTGGTTCGGCGAATCGTTGCCAGCGCACACGCTGGAGCGAGCCTTCGCCGCAGCCGAGGATTGCGACCTGGTGCTGTCGGTCGGCACCTCCGGCCTGGTGCAGCCGGCCGCGTCGATTCCACGGCTGGCGCTGGCGGCCGGCGCGAGCGTGGTGCATGTCAATCCACAGCCGGCCCTGACCGGACACCCGAGGGAATTTGCCCTCGCCGGAAAAGCGGGCGAGGTGCTGCCAGCGTTGCTGCAGGCAGCTCCTATCGGG